The DNA region GTGGCCGAGCCGCGCCGTGGCGCGAAGGACGACAGCACGAAAGGCGCCGCGCCCGAGGCACTCGGAGCGACCTTGCGCTTCCTCGCCTCGCAGACGAGCTTCGTGCTGCTGCTCATCGGCTTTTGCCTGACGAGCTATCTCAACTACGCGACCGCGGCCTGGATCCCGCCATTCCTGGCGCGCGTGCACCACCTGTCGAGCGCCGAGGTCGGCACCTATGCGGGGACCTTCAAGGGTCTTGCCGGCATGGCCGGCACTCTGGTGGGCGGCCTCGTGGTCGCGCGCATCAGCCGCAGCGACGACCGCTGGAAGCTCTGGGCACCGGCCCTCATGTCCGGCCTTGCGGCCCCGGTCTTCGCGCTCTGCATGCTCACCCCGAGCTTCACCGTGATGATCGCTGCGCTGTCGCTGACCTCCTTCATGGTCGGCTTCCATCTCGGCCCGATCTTCGCCATCGCCCAGACGGTCGCAAGGCCCAGCATGCGGGCGCTGGCCACCGCCATCATCCTGTTGACCGCGACCTGCTTCGGCCAGGGCGTAGGCCCTCTGGCGGTCGGGATGATCAATGACGCGCTGAAAACCGCCTATGGGGCGGAGGCGGTGCGCTATTCGCTTCTGTCCGCCTCCGCAGCGACGCTCGCCGGGGCGCTCATATTCGTGGTCGCGGCGCGCTGGATCAGAGCCGATATCCGGCGCGCCGAGTCGTAGCACTGGCGCGGCTCCTTCTCCCCGCCGCTTTGCGGGGAGAAGGCGGGGGATGAGGGGCCAAGTGAGCGTCAAGAATCTGGTGAGTATGAGCCAGCGCTGCGGCCAATCCCCCAGCCCCTCACCCGCTCCCTCGCTGCGCTCGGGATCGACCTCTCCCCGCAAGCGGGGCGAGGTGA from Rhizobiales bacterium GAS188 includes:
- a CDS encoding Sugar phosphate permease, with the protein product MVEVAPPLVVPGREGVATGSRRYYVLLLLTAIYALNFLDRTIFNVLIDPIKTEFGLSDTVMGLLAGFGFVLFYSILGLPIARFADRLNRRNIIAAAFAFWSAMTACCGLAQGVASLAFARIGVGIGESAGTPASQSLIADLFDKQERPRALGIYAIGTYLGVFLGYFMGGFVNHYYGWRVAFMAAGLPGIAIALILWLTVAEPRRGAKDDSTKGAAPEALGATLRFLASQTSFVLLLIGFCLTSYLNYATAAWIPPFLARVHHLSSAEVGTYAGTFKGLAGMAGTLVGGLVVARISRSDDRWKLWAPALMSGLAAPVFALCMLTPSFTVMIAALSLTSFMVGFHLGPIFAIAQTVARPSMRALATAIILLTATCFGQGVGPLAVGMINDALKTAYGAEAVRYSLLSASAATLAGALIFVVAARWIRADIRRAES